A stretch of Paracoccus sp. MA DNA encodes these proteins:
- a CDS encoding glutathione S-transferase family protein, producing the protein MYQVIGTGKSRALRVLWMLEELGQPYEHVAVNPQTEGVRPFNPAGKVPVLVVDGTPITDSTAILTYLADKHGALTHPAGSLDRARQDSLTQFVLDEFDAALWLAARHSFVLPEEMRLAAIKNTLRWEFERSQRTLVHRMAEDGFLMGERMTVPDIILAHCLTWALTARFPITEHRLTDYLQTMRARPAYLRAAAR; encoded by the coding sequence ATGTATCAGGTGATCGGAACCGGCAAGAGCCGCGCCCTGCGCGTGCTCTGGATGCTCGAGGAACTCGGCCAGCCTTATGAACATGTCGCGGTGAACCCGCAGACCGAAGGGGTCCGGCCCTTCAACCCGGCGGGCAAGGTGCCGGTGCTGGTGGTGGACGGCACGCCCATCACCGATTCCACCGCCATCCTGACCTATCTGGCCGACAAGCACGGGGCCCTGACCCATCCGGCCGGCAGCCTCGACCGGGCGCGGCAGGACAGCCTGACGCAATTCGTGCTGGACGAATTCGACGCCGCGCTGTGGCTGGCGGCGCGCCACAGCTTCGTGCTCCCCGAGGAGATGCGGCTGGCGGCGATCAAGAACACCCTGCGCTGGGAATTCGAGCGCAGCCAGCGCACCCTGGTGCATCGCATGGCCGAGGACGGCTTCCTGATGGGCGAGCGCATGACGGTGCCCGACATCATCCTGGCGCATTGCCTGACCTGGGCGCTGACGGCGCGCTTTCCGATCACCGAGCACCGGCTGACCGATTACCTCCAGACCATGCGGGCCCGCCCGGCCTATCTGCGCGCCGCGGCCAGGTAG
- a CDS encoding MFS transporter codes for MSKAMRAPLFTSVLVGGSIILLINFALRASFGVFQIPIAQEFGWPRAEFSLAIAIQNLAWGIGQPIFGALAERWGDRWSVIIGAFLYSAGLILTAYATDPLAMQLLEVMVGFGIAGTGFGVILAVIGRAASDENRSLALGIGTAAGSAGQVFGAPLAEALLMHYPWQSVFIIFGVIVLACLFFLPMLGGGKPASRGELEESMGSVLKRAFTDPSYLMIFAGFFSCGYQLAFITAHFPAMVTEMCGPISPMGTLASIGITTTSALGAAAISLIGLANIAGAIFAGWLGKRYTKKYLLAGIYTLRTIAAAAFILMPITPTSVIVFSLVMGGLWLATVPLTSGLVAYIYGLRYMGTLYGFVFLSHQLGSFLGVWLGGKMYDIYGDYTLVWWVGVGVGAFSALIHLPVRETPARLAPA; via the coding sequence ATGTCCAAGGCAATGCGCGCGCCGCTGTTCACCTCGGTGCTGGTCGGCGGCTCGATCATCCTGCTGATCAATTTCGCCCTGCGGGCCAGTTTCGGCGTCTTCCAGATCCCCATCGCGCAGGAATTCGGCTGGCCGCGGGCCGAGTTCAGCCTGGCCATCGCCATCCAGAACCTGGCCTGGGGCATCGGCCAGCCGATCTTCGGCGCCCTGGCCGAACGCTGGGGCGACCGCTGGTCGGTGATCATCGGCGCCTTCCTCTATTCCGCCGGGCTGATCCTGACGGCCTACGCCACCGACCCGCTGGCCATGCAATTGCTGGAGGTGATGGTCGGCTTCGGCATCGCCGGCACCGGCTTCGGCGTGATCCTTGCGGTGATCGGCCGCGCCGCCAGCGACGAGAACCGCAGCCTGGCGCTGGGGATCGGCACCGCCGCCGGCTCGGCCGGGCAGGTCTTCGGCGCGCCGCTGGCCGAGGCGCTGCTGATGCATTACCCGTGGCAGAGCGTGTTCATCATCTTCGGGGTGATCGTGCTGGCCTGCCTGTTCTTCCTGCCCATGCTGGGCGGCGGCAAGCCCGCCAGCCGCGGCGAGCTGGAAGAGAGCATGGGCTCGGTGCTCAAGCGCGCCTTCACCGACCCGTCCTATCTGATGATCTTTGCCGGGTTCTTTTCCTGCGGCTACCAGCTGGCCTTCATCACCGCACATTTCCCCGCCATGGTGACCGAGATGTGCGGTCCGATCAGCCCGATGGGCACGCTGGCCAGCATCGGCATCACCACCACCTCGGCGCTTGGCGCCGCCGCCATCTCGCTGATCGGACTGGCGAATATCGCCGGGGCAATCTTCGCGGGCTGGCTGGGGAAACGCTATACCAAGAAATACCTGCTGGCCGGGATCTATACGCTGCGCACCATCGCCGCCGCCGCCTTCATCCTGATGCCGATCACGCCGACCAGCGTCATTGTGTTCTCTCTGGTGATGGGCGGGCTGTGGCTGGCCACCGTGCCGCTGACCTCGGGGCTCGTCGCCTATATCTACGGGCTGCGCTATATGGGCACGCTTTACGGCTTCGTGTTCCTGAGCCACCAGCTCGGCTCGTTCCTGGGCGTCTGGCTGGGCGGCAAGATGTATGACATCTACGGCGATTACACCTTGGTCTGGTGGGTCGGGGTCGGGGTCGGCGCCTTCAGCGCGCTGATCCATCTGCCGGTGCGCGAGACGCCGGCGCGGCTGGCCCCGGCCTGA